A genomic region of Caenorhabditis elegans chromosome V contains the following coding sequences:
- the spr-1 gene encoding REST corepressor spr-1 (Confirmed by transcript evidence) has product MDLYDDDGESAQSEKVDVPSEESTIAGPETDIPAETIEENVPEVEENTLLEEDSLVDVDSPRPSQQRSKPSKSKRKRKRSSSGESSAAEPEIDAGAKVKGPLSNTNKEINVGTEFQAKIADLNLNDKACNEDRDDQDELIWNTPETIDDEKLEAFIRESSDRYLIPIDRALYILTINNFNFDSAIAEVARRNELKDVWTDQEITLFENCYQIFGKNFSQIRSALCHRSLQSIVQFYYESKKRVKYLNFVNSKCDDSSSSEETETPSPYPEAIFESMCDNCGEKAENMQINNAMNRPECRACLIYFNQTGVPRPTSLRLVLAERIRNQVSCPDNMKEYMKDFDKLSAQATGSTFQKRIIVKDQCVEYIIDVDKIPSSSCTENGNVGETSSPSAQKTEIQSESDGSGPLIWRHKKTVCMEEIEVLADDSRRKMFEACQHGSKVDIKLVASWKNDMTNLRKRVEQTYYDPDLNPTYLFSHDRVHYSQDWTQLERSQVIRCFNMYGAHFEHIADVIGTKTPDQVYQFYLENQKAIDAADEEFLADMKNPERLADMEEEEDSI; this is encoded by the exons atgGATTTGTATGACGATGATGGAGAATCTGCTCAATCCGAAAAAGTAGATGTTCCATCTGAAGAATCAACAATAGCAGGTCCCGAAACTGATATTCCAGCGGAAACCATAGAAGAAAATGTGCCAGAAGTCGAAgaaaatacattattagaagAAGATTCACTTGTAGATGTGGATTCTCCACGCCCATCTCAACAACGG tcaaAACCAAGCAAATccaaaagaaaacgaaaaagaagtTCTTCGGGAGAAAGCTCAGCCGCAGAACCTGAAATTGATGCTGGCGCAAAAG TGAAAGGCCCACTATCAAACACGAATAAGGAAATCAACGTAGGAACAGAGTTTCAAGCGAAAATCGCGGATCTTAATTTAAATGATAAAGCATGTAATGAGGATAGAGATGATCAAGATGAACTAATATGGAATACTCCGGAAACTATTGATGATGAAAAGTTAGAAGCTTTCATCAGAGAATCATCTGATCGATATCTTATTCCTATTGATAga GCTCTGTATATCCTAACAATaaataacttcaattttgaCTCGGCCATAGCAGAAGTTGCACGACGTAATGAACTGAAAGATGTGTGGACAGATCAGGAAATTACTCTTTTTGAGAATTGTTAccagattttcggcaaaaatttttcacaaattagaTCAGCg ctctGTCATCGATCTCTTCAGTCAATTGTTCAGTTTTATTACGAATCAAAAAAACGTGTAAAATATCTAAACTTTGTCAATTCGAAATGTGATGATAGTAGTAGTTCGGAAGAAACTGAAACTCCATCTCCATATCCTGAAGCTATTTTCGAGTCAATGTGTGACAACTGTggagaaaaagctgaaaatatgcaG aTCAATAACGCGATGAATCGTCCAGAATGCCGTGCttgtttaatttatttcaaccAAACGGGAGTACCTCGTCCAACAAGTCTTCGTCTGGTATTAGCTGAACGTATCCGAAATCAAGTTTCATGTCCTGATA ATATGAAGGAATACATGAAGGATTTTGACAAGCTATCCGCACAGGCGACCGGAAGCACTTTCCAGAAAAGAATAATCGTAAAAGATCAGTGTGTGGAATATATAATTGATG TTGACAAAATTCCATCTTCATCATGTACAGAAAATGGCAATGTAGGAGAGACATCGAGCCCATCTGCACAGAAAACTGAGATACAAAGCGAGTCTGATGGTTCTGGGCCTCTCATCTGGAGGCATAAAAAGACAGTTTGTATGGAAGAGATTGA AGTTCTGGCTGATGATTCTCGTCGTAAAATGTTTGAAGCTTGTCAGCATGGGAGTAAAGTGGACATTAAATTAGTTGCATCGTGGAAAAATGATATGACAAATCTGAGAAAGCGAGTTGAGCAAACCTACTACGATCCTGATCTCAATCCCACATACCTTTTCTCTCATGATCGAGTGCATTACTCTCAAGATTGGACACAGCTGGAAAGATCACAAGTTATCAGAT GTTTCAACATGTATGGAGCTCATTTCGAACACATCGCTGATGTTATCGGAACAAAAACTCCTGACCAAGTCTACCAATTTTacttggaaaatcaaaaagcgaTTGACGct GCCGATGAAGAGTTCCTAGCAGACatgaaaaatccagaaagGCTGGCTGatatggaagaagaagaagattcaatttag
- the gtnt-16 gene encoding Glycosyltransferase family 92 protein (Confirmed by transcript evidence) encodes MGRDISNTPFAWQSKTNTQNRFLKFLLLVIILSALSFYIGFPDSKSASPVSDKQQYSDQQKEVVNSNSSNTESKNAGSENPGSSETSADQTANEPKPDKVSDDNAGSAETIESNGIEKIPSNDTSSPIFDSAVVPSGPAQEEDEAVEEEKKVEEEHENHGNSEDAEENKSGDAVTTTTELSMEDREGNDDPKDESESGTTVSNNEETTTTENKVADEAPSKEAESIQASQDSDHVEKEGESETTTTSDESATTTEKKTNGAELVEKSETEEKNGDSSTKSPEVTSESSVDTTTIEEQLKSNNDEEKQVDGNEKESTFRVLNEDHNENEEIGEGTKKVTEETTTVETTERQNVDDTTENQTTQTTSSSYNAKEEKKSYRKCKVEEWNDVTTVEVPNQSVHKKLLLDMDSEDETENIQHKPRIISAFAYKDSIAVTLSAKNFSSETVYCRYHDCYKKGMGDPKPSFVYPESTVYCPRRAGAKYISISETLDTIGQYPVQIVKRQRPEHFLTVCVPLNDENVNILEVARFIEYYKLQGATFFNVYYKNMSKYQTMLLEDYTKTGDVKLVKVGSESTEQIEANDCQHRSKYFSKWTAFLALNDRLEVGDGAKEGTTIASKIDSVVDFKLNVLKYTSPETDEKIRIVVRPDKIVSINQHPILVYSDDQPQEAIAESSGLLKEFINSDDKWTPENLSENIEDNVPLRGELLENILSRTKLVYRTMEEDSKMDE; translated from the exons ATGGGTCGAGATATCTCCAATACTCCGTTTGCGTGGCAGTCAAAAACGAACACACAAAaccggtttttaaaatttttacttctTGTCATTATATTATCAGCTCTATCATTTTATATTGGGTTCCCAGATTCTAAAAGTGCATCTCCTGTATCAG ATAAGCAACAATATTCTGATCAGCAAAAAGAAGTCGTCAATTCCAATTCTTCCAACACTGAATCTAAAAATGCTGGTTCTGAAAATCCGGGATCTTCTGAAACTTCAGCTGATCAAACGGCAAATGAACCGAAACCTGATAAAGTTTCTGACGATAATGCAGGATCAGCAGAAACTATAGAATCCAACGGTATCGAAAAAATCCCAAGTAACGATACCAGCTctccaatttttgatagtGCAGTAGTACCATCTGGTCCAGCTCAAGAAGAGGACGAAGCTGtggaagaagagaaaaaagttgaggAAGAGCATGAGAATCACGGAAACTCAGAGGATGCAGAAGAAAATAAATCAGGCGATGCTGTCACTACGACAACTGAACTTTCGATGGAAGATCGGGAAGGAAATGATGATCCAAAAGATGAATCAGAATCAGGTACCACTGTATCAAATAATGAAGAAACAACTACgactgaaaataaagttgCTGATGAAGCTCCAAGCAAGGAAGCGGAAAGCATCCAAGCTTCTCAAGACAGCGATCACGTTGAGAAAGAAGGTGAATCAGAAACAACGACTACGTCTGACGAATCTGCAACTACCacagagaaaaaaacaaacggAGCAGAACTTGTAGAAAAATCCGAAACTGAAGAAAAGAATGGTGACAGTTCAACTAAGAGTCCTGAAGTAACTTCTGAAAGTTCTGTAGATACAACAACTATTGAAGAACAACTGAAAAGCAATAATGATGAAGAGAAGCAGGTAGATGGAAATGAGAAAGAATCAACATTCCGAGTACTCAACGAAGATCacaatgaaaatgaagaaattggaGAAGGAACGAAAAAGGTGACAGAAGAGACTACTACTGTGGAGACAACTGAGAGGCAAAATGTTGATGATACCACGGAAAACCAAACTACCCAAACGACTAGCTCATCGTATAATGCGaaggaagaaaagaaaagctACAGAAA gtGTAAAGTTGAAGAGTGGAACGACGTAACTACAGTTGAAGTTCCAAATCAATcagttcacaaaaaattacttttagaTATGGATTCTGAggatgaaactgaaaatattcagcaTAAACCCAGAATAATTTCAGCGTTTGCTTACAAGGACTCAATTGCTGTAACACTTTCGGCTAAAAACTTTTCCAG tgaaacTGTGTACTGTCGTTATCACGATTGCTATAAGAAAGGAATGGGTGACCCAAAGCCTTCATTTGTGTATCCTGAATCTACAGTGTACTGTCCTAGAAGAGCCGGagcaaaatatatttcaataaGTGAAACACTTGACACCATAGGTCAATATCCTGTTCAAATCGTTAAACGACAGCGACCAGagcactttttgacagtttgCGTTCCTCTGAATGATGAAAATGTGAACATTCTTGAAGTGGCAAGATTCATTgaatactacaaactacaaggaGCCACTTTCTTTAATGTGTATTATAAAAATATGAGTAAATATCAGACTATGTTACTGGAGGATTATACAAAAACTGGAGATGTTAAACTTGTGAAAGTTGGAAGTGAATCGACAGAACAAATTGAAGCAAAT GATTGCCAACACCGAAgcaaatatttctcaaaatggaCTGCATTTTTGGCGCTCAATGATCGCCTGGAAGTTGGAGATGGTGCAAAGGAAGGTACTACAATTGCTTCTAAGATAGA ttcTGTTGTGGATTTCAAGTTGAATGTTTTAAAGTACACATCTCCGGAGACTGatgagaaaattagaattgtTGTTCGTCCAGATAAA ATTGTATCCATAAACCAACATCCAATTTTGGTGTATTCTGATGATCAACCCCAGGAGGCAATTGCAGAATCTTCTGGACTTTTGAA agaatttatAAACTCCGACGACAAATGGACACCAGAAAACCTATCCGAGAATATCGAAGATAATGTTCCGCTCCGAGGTGAACTTCTGGAAAAT atattgTCACGTACGAAGTTGGTGTACAGGACAATGGAAGAGGATTCTAAGATGGATGAATAA
- the gtnt-18 gene encoding Glycosyltransferase family 92 protein (Confirmed by transcript evidence) has product MFRDPFCRFSIFRRVQPLVQNTFHLLFAFILIIFLVTCYFSASNENNETIKQGRDAGHYFTHTTEFNKNIHNAPLSLRENTLFAFNSSNCPYKEWNQIRTDSIPNANRHADWAIQIKKPSKYLYHTSFALLAAFAHRDQIIVTLTSENQFNKTVYCRYYDCHRKEIFYHFESKVFPQSTVFCARRPGAEYISISEKLNETPEYSVPIVPRLNKPPHYFTVCMATLYGDEPKFLQIVDFIEYYKLQGATFFHIYLRNVSNYDRVLLDDYVRTGDIEIIKMHDHFWRDDFMWHNAQINDCHHRSKFFSKWTALIDIDERIEMRDEKYKTIVNYLDTIKNLQIVNLHFKVQWVIKQNNTPATYVNDKQIIDEMNFHKYQNISQVGALWDQPKCIIRPEKIAIMTIHVPKAVYSGEQFTPVSEKIGVVRHYRNVKERVFSNALQRMMSHAPFKIIPISKWIDENLTKQIINRVKWVYDVIDVTCEEKQKIYKKHGGISAPCWIEEKAMKD; this is encoded by the exons ATGTTTCGAGATCCATTCTgtagattttcaatatttcgaaGAGTACAACCGTTGGTTCAAAACACATTCCATCTACTATTcgcatttattttaattatatttttagttaCGTGCTATTTTTCGGCttcgaatgaaaataatgaaacaattAAACAAGGACGAGATGCTG GGCATTATTTCACGCACACGACGGAATTTAACAAGAATATTCACAATGCCCCACTCAGCTTGCGagaaaatacactttttgctTTCAATTC atcaaactGTCCTTACAAAGAGTGGAATCAAATCAGAACTGATTCTATCCCAAACGCCAACCGACATGCGGATTGGGCtatccaaattaaaaaaccttCAAAGTACCTCTATCATACGTCATTTGCGCTACTGGCAGCGTTTGCCCACAGAGACCAAATAATAGTTACATTGACTTCTGAGAACCAGTTTAA CAAAACAGTGTATTGTCGATATTATGATTGTCATCGAAAAGAAATTTTCTATCACTTTGAAAGCAAGGTATTTCCACAATCAACTGTTTTCTGTGCACGACGTCCTGGTGCagaatatatttcaatttctgaaaaactgaatgaaACACCTGAATATTCTGTTCCTATTGTTCCCAGATTAAATA AGCCACCACACTATTTCACAGTTTGTATGGCGACACTTTATGGAGATGAACCAAAGTTTCTGCAAATTGTAGATTTCATAGAATATTATAAACTACAAGGAGctacatttttccatatttattTGAGAAATGTTAGCAACTATGATAGAGTATTGCTGGATGATTATGTGCGAACTGGAGatattgaaataattaaaatgcACGATCATTTTTGGAGAGATGATTTTATGTGGCACAATGCACAGATCAAT gATTGCCATCATCGtagcaaatttttctcaaagtgGACTGCCTTGATAGATATTGATGAGAGAATTGAAATGAGggatgaaaaatataaaactattGTAAATTATTTAGA caccattaaaaatttacaaatagtGAACCTACATTTCAAAGTTCAATGGGTAATAAAGCAGAACAATACACCAGCAACATACGTGAACGACAAGCag ataattgaTGAAATGAACTTccataaatatcaaaatatttctcaagTGGGTGCCCTTTGGGATCAACCTAAATGTATTATCAGACCGGAAAAGATTGCAATAATGACAATACATGTACCGAAAGCCGTTTATTCAGGGGAACAATTTACACcagtatctgaaaaaattggtgttGTAAG gcaTTATCGAAATGTCAAAGAGCGAGTATTTTCAAATGCTTTACAAAGAATGATGTCACATGCtcctttcaaaattatcccaatttcaaaatggatTGATGAGAATCttacaaaacaaattataaACCGTGTGAAATGGGTTTACGATGTTATAGATGTCACATGCgaggagaaacaaaaaatatataagaaGCATGGTGGAATCAGTGCTCCTTGTTGGATAGAAGAAAAAGCAATGAAGGACTGA
- the gtnt-18 gene encoding Glycosyltransferase family 92 protein (Confirmed by transcript evidence), with the protein MFRDPFCRFSIFRRVQPLVQNTFHLLFAFILIIFLVTCYFSASNENNETIKQGRDADSSSPSEYLPSIGHYFTHTTEFNKNIHNAPLSLRENTLFAFNSSNCPYKEWNQIRTDSIPNANRHADWAIQIKKPSKYLYHTSFALLAAFAHRDQIIVTLTSENQFKFVFKTVYCRYYDCHRKEIFYHFESKVFPQSTVFCARRPGAEYISISEKLNETPEYSVPIVPRLNKPPHYFTVCMATLYGDEPKFLQIVDFIEYYKLQGATFFHIYLRNVSNYDRVLLDDYVRTGDIEIIKMHDHFWRDDFMWHNAQINDCHHRSKFFSKWTALIDIDERIEMRDEKYKTIVNYLDTIKNLQIVNLHFKVQWVIKQNNTPATYVNDKQIIDEMNFHKYQNISQVGALWDQPKCIIRPEKIAIMTIHVPKAVYSGEQFTPVSEKIGVVRHYRNVKERVFSNALQRMMSHAPFKIIPISKWIDENLTKQIINRVKWVYDVIDVTCEEKQKIYKKHGGISAPCWIEEKAMKD; encoded by the exons ATGTTTCGAGATCCATTCTgtagattttcaatatttcgaaGAGTACAACCGTTGGTTCAAAACACATTCCATCTACTATTcgcatttattttaattatatttttagttaCGTGCTATTTTTCGGCttcgaatgaaaataatgaaacaattAAACAAGGACGAGATGCTG ATTCAAGTAGTCCATCAGAATACTTACCATCAATAGGGCATTATTTCACGCACACGACGGAATTTAACAAGAATATTCACAATGCCCCACTCAGCTTGCGagaaaatacactttttgctTTCAATTC atcaaactGTCCTTACAAAGAGTGGAATCAAATCAGAACTGATTCTATCCCAAACGCCAACCGACATGCGGATTGGGCtatccaaattaaaaaaccttCAAAGTACCTCTATCATACGTCATTTGCGCTACTGGCAGCGTTTGCCCACAGAGACCAAATAATAGTTACATTGACTTCTGAGAACCAGTTTAAGTTTGTTTT CAAAACAGTGTATTGTCGATATTATGATTGTCATCGAAAAGAAATTTTCTATCACTTTGAAAGCAAGGTATTTCCACAATCAACTGTTTTCTGTGCACGACGTCCTGGTGCagaatatatttcaatttctgaaaaactgaatgaaACACCTGAATATTCTGTTCCTATTGTTCCCAGATTAAATA AGCCACCACACTATTTCACAGTTTGTATGGCGACACTTTATGGAGATGAACCAAAGTTTCTGCAAATTGTAGATTTCATAGAATATTATAAACTACAAGGAGctacatttttccatatttattTGAGAAATGTTAGCAACTATGATAGAGTATTGCTGGATGATTATGTGCGAACTGGAGatattgaaataattaaaatgcACGATCATTTTTGGAGAGATGATTTTATGTGGCACAATGCACAGATCAAT gATTGCCATCATCGtagcaaatttttctcaaagtgGACTGCCTTGATAGATATTGATGAGAGAATTGAAATGAGggatgaaaaatataaaactattGTAAATTATTTAGA caccattaaaaatttacaaatagtGAACCTACATTTCAAAGTTCAATGGGTAATAAAGCAGAACAATACACCAGCAACATACGTGAACGACAAGCag ataattgaTGAAATGAACTTccataaatatcaaaatatttctcaagTGGGTGCCCTTTGGGATCAACCTAAATGTATTATCAGACCGGAAAAGATTGCAATAATGACAATACATGTACCGAAAGCCGTTTATTCAGGGGAACAATTTACACcagtatctgaaaaaattggtgttGTAAG gcaTTATCGAAATGTCAAAGAGCGAGTATTTTCAAATGCTTTACAAAGAATGATGTCACATGCtcctttcaaaattatcccaatttcaaaatggatTGATGAGAATCttacaaaacaaattataaACCGTGTGAAATGGGTTTACGATGTTATAGATGTCACATGCgaggagaaacaaaaaatatataagaaGCATGGTGGAATCAGTGCTCCTTGTTGGATAGAAGAAAAAGCAATGAAGGACTGA
- the gtnt-17 gene encoding Glycosyltransferase family 92 protein (Confirmed by transcript evidence) has product MIFQWILLTFGIRLTTPASISVTYSKNLTTQEEVQNAKEEIVHYVNLNETVNDISALKTEANKLYNSHLNDIEDALFDFNSSHCAVEEWNNNRTDSIPHEDRHKEWANQNLLNRKYLYHDSFSLLAAFVYTDQIIVTLTAENKFNQTVYCRYYDCHRKEIPDPFKTSVFPESTVFCARRPGAKYISISKTTEEQAELPIPIVPRIENPPHYFTVCMATLYGDEPKFLQIVDFIEYYKLQGATFFHIYLRNVSNYDRVLLDDYVRTGDIEIIKMHDHFWRDDFMWHNAQINDCHHRSKFFSKWTAVIDIDERIEMRSESFKTIISLLDSIRDPNIVNLHFKVQWVIKGSDTPAEYVNEKELIDEIIFHKYQNTSQIGGFWNQPKCIIRPEKIGMMTIHAPMTTYSGLRRSLVNETIGVVRHYRNVEQRVFAGALERMMVHAPFNIYPIPKWIDELLTDAILNRVKWVYNVVDVSCDKK; this is encoded by the exons atgatttttcagtggaTCCTACTTACTTTCGGTATTCGCCTAACCACGCCTGCTTCAATTTCTGTAACTTATTCAAAGAACTTGACGACGCAGGAGGAAGTGCAAAATG caaaagaAGAAATAGTTCACTATGTGAATTTGAATGAGACTGTGAACGATATTTCGGCATTGAAAACTGAAGCAAACAAATTGTATAACTCTCATCTGAATGACATTGAAGATgcactttttgatttcaacTC atcCCATTGTGCAGTTGAAGAATGGAACAATAACCGCACTGATTCAATACCTCATGAGGACCGACACAAAGAATGGGCCAACCAAAACCTCCTTaatcgaaaatatttatatcACGATTCGTTTTCATTATTGGCAGCATTTGTCTACACTGATCAAATCATAGTCACGTTGACAGCGGAGAATAAATTCAA tcaaacaGTATACTGTAGATATTATGATTGTCATCGGAAGGAAATACCTGATCCATTTAAAACATCTGTCTTCCCTGAATCTACAGTATTTTGTGCTCGTCGGCCTGGTGCAAAGTatatttccatttcaaaaacaactgaaGAACAAGCAGAATTACCTATTCCGATTGTCCCAAGAATAGAAA ACCCTCCTCACTATTTCACAGTTTGTATGGCGACACTTTATGGAGATGAACCAAAGTTTCTGCAAATTGTAGATTTCATAGAATATTATAAACTACAAGGAGctacatttttccatatttattTGAGAAATGTTAGCAACTATGATAGAGTATTGTTGGATGATTATGTAAGAACTGGAGatattgaaataataaaaatgcacGATCACTTTTGGAGAGATGATTTTATGTGGCACAATGCACAGATCAAT gATTGCCATCATCGtagcaaatttttctcaaagtgGACAGCAGTTATTGACATCGATGAGAGAATTGAAATGAGATCAGAATCATTTAAAACTATCATCAGCCTCTTAGA TTCAATTCGTGATCCGAACATTGTAAATCTTCATTTTAAAGTTCAATGGGTGATAAAGGGCTCGGACACTCCTGCTGAATATGTAAACGAAAAAGAG CTGATCGATGAAATTATATTCCATAAATACCAAAATACTTCACAAATTGGAGGTTTTTGGAATCAACCTAAATGTATCATTCGACCGGAGAAAATCGGAATGATGACAATCCATGCACCAATGACGACCTACTCTGGGTTACGAAGATCTCTTGTCAACGAAACTATTGGGGTTGTAAG GCACTATCGAAATGTAGAACAGCGAGTATTTGCCGGGGCACTTGAAAGAATGATGGTGCATGCTCCATTTAATATATATCCAATACCAAAATGGATTGATGAATTACTGACTGACGCG attttgaatCGTGTGAAATGGGTTTACAACGTCGTCGATGTATCTTGCGATAAAAAATAG